In Insulibacter thermoxylanivorax, the following are encoded in one genomic region:
- a CDS encoding efflux RND transporter permease subunit — MKLVDVSVRRPIGLLMIVLGVIALGMVSLRNLAIDLFPKIELPIAVVATSYSGAAPEEVEKLVSQPLEAALASVNGIDTISSQSQSGASIVLLMFQNGTNLDYALLEVRERIDQVKPFLPDGAGDPSVLRFDLNQLPVVQLALTGAAPERLQQIAENTIIPYLERQDGVASVNTMGGKTREILVELDIAKMASYGISTAHVVQALNAENLSGSAGVITKGEQDLQVRVEGEFESLQDIADTIIHLPTGRQIQVRDVAEIVDTYKKQSSMTLVNGEEALVLSIMKESDGNTVSVAREVRKAVEDLQSELPQGVKLSTVIDTAVYIEQSVDSVLNNMLSGAVLAVIVLLLFLRSIRTTVIIGVAIPIAIIAAFAMMYYSGQTLNVITMGGLALGVGMMVDNSIVILENIFTHRQRGASLKEAAVKGGSELAPAVIAATLTTVVVFVPMTFVQGLAADIFMPLGITVSFTLLASLAVALTVVPSMSAKLLSGRRFDYSAEQKPSRYVQFFSKFLDIYRGILRWVLGHRKTTVFGTIALLIGSFFLMPFIGASFFPDSDQGQIDITIELPSGTHLERTYEIAAQVEELLDPYEDIIDISYLSVGSSGGIGTSGGSHTASLTVLLVGKDERDVSTTQVMQELHEKTRGIPGAEITVQETMMSLGTGSPIQISVNGPEQEVLAEIAQQVVWVISEIEGVHNPTTSLADSHPELNISIDRELAAQYGLTYQQIMSQVQMAVNGQLATIYREGGYEYDVRVILPEDQRSTIADLTTMPIQTPTGQLVPLSLVAELEQIQSPTMIQRENQQRQINITSDVVGRDLGSVFADVQAAIERMNFPDGYSYSFGGQSVDMLESFTDLAIALLFSIFLIYVVMAVQFESLLFPFIIMFSLPPTFIGVVFGLFVTGTDLSLPAAIGLIVLAGIVVNNAIVLVDYINILRRKGMERYEAILEAGPSRLRPIFMTTLTTVLGLVPLALGIGEGAELQAPLAIVVIFGLLFSTMITLLLVPVVYTYLDDLSNWWKRIFRRKGRAAETSELAV; from the coding sequence TTGAAGCTGGTAGATGTATCCGTTAGACGACCCATCGGACTGCTCATGATCGTCTTGGGCGTTATCGCCCTCGGGATGGTCAGCTTGCGCAACCTGGCGATCGATCTCTTCCCGAAGATCGAGCTGCCGATCGCCGTCGTCGCCACCTCTTACAGCGGGGCGGCACCGGAGGAAGTCGAGAAACTGGTCTCCCAGCCGCTCGAAGCAGCGCTGGCTTCCGTGAACGGCATCGATACGATCTCGTCCCAATCCCAATCCGGCGCCTCGATCGTGCTCCTGATGTTCCAGAACGGGACGAATCTCGATTATGCCCTGCTTGAGGTTCGGGAGCGGATCGATCAGGTGAAGCCTTTCCTGCCTGACGGTGCAGGCGATCCTTCGGTGCTGCGCTTCGACCTGAACCAACTGCCCGTTGTCCAGCTGGCACTAACGGGAGCAGCACCGGAACGCTTGCAGCAGATCGCGGAGAACACGATCATTCCTTATCTGGAGCGGCAGGACGGCGTCGCCTCCGTTAATACCATGGGCGGCAAGACGCGTGAGATCCTGGTCGAACTGGATATCGCGAAGATGGCCTCTTACGGCATCTCGACGGCCCACGTCGTGCAAGCATTAAATGCCGAGAACCTTTCTGGTTCCGCCGGCGTCATTACCAAAGGGGAACAGGACCTGCAGGTGCGTGTCGAGGGCGAATTCGAATCCCTGCAAGACATCGCTGACACGATCATTCACCTGCCGACGGGACGGCAGATCCAAGTGCGGGATGTGGCCGAGATCGTCGACACCTATAAGAAGCAATCTTCCATGACGCTGGTGAACGGCGAAGAGGCTCTCGTTCTGTCGATTATGAAAGAATCCGACGGCAACACCGTATCGGTAGCACGTGAGGTGCGCAAGGCCGTTGAAGACCTGCAATCGGAACTGCCGCAAGGCGTGAAGTTGAGCACCGTCATCGACACGGCAGTATACATCGAGCAATCTGTTGATTCTGTGTTGAACAATATGCTGTCAGGAGCCGTGCTCGCAGTCATCGTCCTGCTGCTCTTCCTGCGCAGCATCCGGACGACGGTGATCATCGGCGTGGCCATCCCGATCGCGATTATCGCTGCCTTTGCGATGATGTATTATTCCGGTCAGACCTTGAACGTCATCACCATGGGCGGTCTCGCGCTGGGGGTCGGGATGATGGTGGACAACTCGATCGTCATCCTCGAGAACATCTTCACCCACAGGCAGCGCGGCGCTTCCCTTAAGGAAGCTGCGGTGAAAGGGGGATCCGAACTGGCACCTGCGGTCATCGCCGCTACGCTGACCACGGTCGTCGTCTTCGTACCGATGACCTTCGTCCAAGGACTGGCAGCGGATATCTTCATGCCGCTCGGCATCACCGTATCCTTTACGCTGCTTGCTTCGCTTGCTGTGGCGCTCACCGTCGTCCCTTCGATGTCGGCCAAGCTGTTATCCGGACGCCGCTTCGATTATTCAGCGGAGCAGAAGCCCAGCAGGTATGTCCAATTCTTCAGCAAGTTCCTCGACATCTACCGCGGAATCCTGCGCTGGGTGCTGGGGCATCGCAAGACGACGGTCTTCGGAACGATCGCTCTATTAATCGGAAGCTTCTTCTTGATGCCATTTATCGGGGCCTCGTTCTTCCCGGATTCTGACCAAGGTCAGATCGACATCACGATCGAACTGCCCAGCGGCACCCATCTGGAGAGAACTTACGAAATTGCAGCACAAGTAGAAGAACTGCTGGACCCGTATGAAGACATCATCGATATATCGTACTTATCCGTAGGAAGTTCCGGCGGCATCGGCACAAGCGGCGGCAGCCACACCGCAAGTCTCACTGTCCTGCTTGTCGGCAAGGATGAGCGCGATGTATCGACGACGCAAGTGATGCAGGAACTGCACGAGAAGACGCGCGGCATCCCGGGTGCTGAGATCACCGTGCAGGAGACGATGATGAGCCTCGGCACCGGCAGCCCGATCCAGATCAGCGTGAACGGGCCTGAACAAGAAGTGCTGGCCGAGATCGCACAGCAAGTGGTCTGGGTGATCTCCGAGATCGAAGGGGTCCACAACCCGACGACTTCCTTGGCTGACAGCCATCCGGAGCTGAACATCTCCATCGACCGCGAGCTTGCGGCCCAGTACGGTCTGACCTATCAGCAGATCATGAGCCAGGTGCAGATGGCGGTCAATGGTCAGCTGGCCACGATCTACCGCGAAGGCGGTTATGAATACGATGTCCGCGTCATCCTCCCGGAGGATCAGCGCTCGACCATCGCCGATCTGACGACGATGCCGATCCAGACGCCGACCGGACAGCTGGTTCCGCTCTCGCTGGTCGCTGAGTTGGAGCAGATCCAGTCGCCGACGATGATCCAGCGGGAGAATCAGCAGCGGCAGATCAACATCACCAGCGATGTTGTCGGCCGCGACCTGGGCAGCGTCTTCGCCGACGTACAAGCGGCGATAGAGCGGATGAACTTCCCGGACGGCTATTCCTACAGCTTCGGCGGTCAATCCGTCGATATGCTGGAATCCTTCACGGATCTCGCTATCGCTCTGTTGTTCTCGATCTTCCTGATCTATGTCGTCATGGCGGTGCAGTTCGAATCGCTGCTGTTCCCGTTCATCATCATGTTCTCGCTGCCGCCGACCTTCATCGGCGTCGTGTTCGGACTGTTCGTCACGGGAACGGATCTCAGCCTGCCTGCTGCCATCGGACTCATCGTCCTCGCGGGGATCGTCGTCAACAACGCCATCGTCCTCGTCGATTACATCAATATCCTGCGCCGCAAGGGCATGGAGCGCTATGAAGCGATCCTCGAAGCAGGCCCAAGCCGTCTGCGTCCGATCTTCATGACGACGCTGACGACGGTGCTCGGTCTCGTACCGCTCGCCTTAGGTATAGGCGAAGGCGCAGAACTGCAAGCGCCGCTGGCGATCGTCGTCATCTTCGGACTGTTGTTCTCGACGATGATCACCTTGCTGCTTGTCCCGGTCGTCTATACGTATCTGGATGACTTGTCCAACTGGTGGAAACGCATCTTCCGCCGCAAAGGACGCGCAGCTGAAACCAGCGAGCTTGCCGTATAA